In Trichocoleus desertorum NBK24, the following are encoded in one genomic region:
- a CDS encoding DUF3102 domain-containing protein, protein MTTTAVEILQQFDYSALDLEQRVVVQQRTSEIKDLINRNAQNTIEIGQKLIEVKTRLGHGHWLQWLGAEFNWTHDTAGNLMRVARSFDQIPKISEFAPSALYLLSSPSTPEEARQEAIALAESGERVTHAKAREIVAEHKSPTAKAKPEEKFYPGREVVVVDEDHPHHGKTVTVTKAEGAIALCEVEGSDEPEPFLLSEIEPEDTPPPQKSEPKPFTTGTKVGQTTQVIYGLEGELAVEKQRSLQLSQMLAKVLEAAKDAIPEDLYDEALSLLD, encoded by the coding sequence ATGACAACGACAGCAGTAGAGATTCTTCAGCAGTTCGATTACAGCGCACTTGATCTGGAGCAGCGAGTAGTAGTTCAACAGCGCACGAGCGAGATCAAGGACTTAATTAATCGCAATGCTCAAAACACTATTGAAATCGGCCAAAAGCTAATTGAAGTCAAGACCCGGCTGGGGCATGGGCACTGGCTCCAGTGGCTTGGGGCAGAGTTCAACTGGACTCATGATACTGCTGGCAATTTGATGCGAGTAGCTCGCAGCTTTGACCAAATTCCGAAAATTTCGGAATTTGCCCCCTCTGCCCTCTATTTACTATCCTCCCCTTCAACTCCGGAAGAAGCACGTCAAGAAGCGATCGCCCTAGCTGAATCTGGTGAACGAGTCACCCATGCCAAGGCGAGAGAGATTGTTGCTGAGCACAAATCTCCGACCGCCAAGGCTAAACCAGAAGAGAAGTTTTACCCTGGTCGGGAAGTTGTGGTGGTAGACGAGGATCATCCACACCACGGCAAAACAGTCACGGTGACCAAAGCTGAAGGGGCGATCGCGCTCTGTGAAGTGGAAGGAAGCGACGAACCCGAACCATTCTTGCTGAGTGAGATTGAGCCAGAAGACACCCCTCCCCCTCAAAAATCCGAACCCAAGCCGTTCACCACTGGCACCAAAGTAGGCCAGACAACTCAGGTGATTTATGGTCTGGAGGGTGAGCTGGCAGTTGAAAAACAGCGATCGCTCCAACTCAGTCAGATGCTTGCCAAAGTACTTGAAGCCGCCAAGGATGCGATTCCAGAAGATCTTTACGATGAAGCGCTGAGTCTACTCGACTAA
- a CDS encoding sigma-70 family RNA polymerase sigma factor has product MNSSNTGNKRTVEGAWAQHRKSAQQSQQQTPPQRKALTIAERNRIAQQNDRLALKVAHRMSGQCAEPLEDLIQLARIGLLKAVERYDPSKGVAFSSFAVPYIQGEVQHFLRDHWGHVKIPRRSIELASKVRQVQRRMVALGRNVSEEKIAESLGVSKARWTWTQQAVARKPLVSLDDVQLSEEETEDQQEEEALKQEMYKRLGKLKDPYRTCVMERFFKQMSDEAIARQQDTTPEQVRFWIEEGLQRLRNGQNEDRQRV; this is encoded by the coding sequence ATGAATAGCAGCAATACTGGCAACAAACGGACTGTAGAAGGAGCTTGGGCACAACACCGCAAGAGTGCTCAGCAATCCCAGCAACAAACTCCGCCACAACGTAAAGCTTTAACAATTGCAGAACGCAACAGAATCGCCCAGCAGAACGATCGCCTTGCCCTCAAAGTGGCTCACCGGATGTCCGGTCAGTGTGCAGAGCCTCTAGAAGACTTAATTCAACTCGCTCGTATCGGTCTACTCAAAGCAGTTGAAAGATATGACCCCAGTAAAGGCGTAGCTTTTAGCTCATTTGCAGTGCCCTACATCCAGGGTGAGGTTCAGCATTTCCTACGCGACCATTGGGGTCACGTTAAGATTCCCCGCCGCTCCATTGAGCTGGCTTCCAAGGTGCGTCAGGTGCAACGCCGCATGGTTGCGTTAGGTCGCAATGTATCAGAGGAGAAGATAGCCGAATCCCTCGGAGTGTCGAAAGCACGATGGACTTGGACGCAGCAGGCCGTAGCTCGTAAGCCATTGGTAAGCTTGGATGATGTGCAGTTGAGCGAGGAAGAGACAGAGGATCAACAGGAAGAAGAGGCGCTAAAACAGGAGATGTACAAGCGGCTGGGCAAATTGAAAGACCCTTACCGCACCTGTGTAATGGAAAGATTTTTCAAGCAAATGTCAGATGAGGCGATCGCCCGCCAACAGGACACCACTCCAGAACAAGTACGCTTCTGGATTGAGGAAGGTTTGCAACGCCTCAGAAATGGGCAAAATGAAGATAGGCAGAGGGTTTGA
- a CDS encoding tyrosine-type recombinase/integrase — MSNLIPQQQPSSFFHVHERDILAELLADKRSENTRRAYAKDLKDFFLSVSGHEPSPQLITEFLKLERFTAIALVLQYKAQLIERSLAEATVNRRLAAIKSLVKYAQKIGKCEWSLEEVSGEKAKAYRDTSGVDRDSYRAILEGCDRSTLQGQRNYAILRLLWDNALRRGEVVQLNVSDFDSEARSLTILGKGRGTQKERVSLSAATVEAIELWLQHFPNWGKDSPLFIALDNAHHGHRLTGNAIYNLVFEAAKRAGIKKRFSPHRCRHSSITAALDITGGNVREVKKLSRHARTDTLMIYDDNRINAQQKVTDLLSEML, encoded by the coding sequence GTGAGCAATCTAATCCCCCAACAGCAACCCAGCTCTTTTTTCCATGTGCATGAGCGTGACATTCTGGCCGAACTATTGGCAGACAAACGCTCAGAAAATACGCGCCGTGCCTATGCAAAAGACTTGAAGGACTTCTTCTTGTCAGTCAGTGGACATGAGCCAAGCCCTCAACTAATCACTGAATTCCTGAAGCTAGAGCGGTTTACAGCGATCGCCCTGGTTCTCCAGTACAAAGCCCAGCTTATTGAGAGGTCACTAGCTGAAGCGACGGTGAATCGACGACTGGCAGCCATCAAGTCACTCGTCAAGTACGCTCAGAAGATTGGCAAGTGCGAGTGGAGCTTAGAGGAGGTGTCCGGAGAGAAGGCCAAAGCCTACCGAGATACCAGCGGAGTAGATCGAGATAGTTATCGGGCAATTTTGGAGGGGTGCGATCGCTCAACCCTGCAAGGTCAGCGCAATTACGCCATCCTTCGATTGCTTTGGGATAACGCCTTACGTCGGGGTGAGGTGGTGCAGTTGAATGTCTCTGACTTCGATTCGGAGGCGCGATCGCTCACTATCCTGGGCAAAGGGCGAGGTACTCAGAAGGAGCGGGTCAGTTTGTCTGCTGCAACAGTGGAGGCGATCGAGCTTTGGTTGCAGCATTTCCCCAATTGGGGAAAAGATAGCCCTCTATTTATTGCCTTGGATAACGCACACCACGGACATAGGCTCACTGGCAACGCTATCTACAATCTGGTATTTGAAGCAGCAAAGAGAGCAGGTATCAAGAAGCGGTTCTCTCCCCACCGTTGCCGACACTCTTCAATCACAGCGGCCCTCGACATAACGGGCGGGAATGTGCGGGAGGTCAAGAAGCTCAGTCGTCATGCCAGAACAGACACACTCATGATCTACGATGACAACCGCATCAATGCTCAACAAAAGGTAACTGACTTGTTGTCTGAAATGCTGTGA
- a CDS encoding HU family DNA-binding protein, whose product MNKGELVDAVAEKANVTKKQAEAIVTATVDVIQGAVAEGDKVTLVGFGTFERRTRKAREGRNPKTGDKMQIPAATVPAFSPGKVFKEKVSV is encoded by the coding sequence GTGAACAAAGGCGAATTAGTAGACGCAGTGGCTGAGAAAGCCAACGTAACCAAGAAGCAGGCTGAAGCGATTGTGACAGCTACAGTTGACGTAATTCAGGGAGCGGTAGCAGAAGGCGACAAGGTGACGCTGGTTGGCTTTGGTACCTTTGAGCGTAGGACTCGCAAAGCCCGCGAAGGTCGCAACCCCAAGACCGGAGACAAGATGCAGATTCCAGCGGCCACAGTTCCAGCTTTCAGTCCTGGCAAAGTCTTTAAAGAAAAAGTTTCAGTTTAG
- a CDS encoding PBSX family phage terminase large subunit, with amino-acid sequence MAAPRVSKQQELIDELEEQFDLKDKGDRPDLAAKLAQGLTDWAQPLFLPKRYKCLWGGRGSGKSWAAADALLIEGLRRKIRVLCAREFQASMRDSVHALLKGRIEVLGIEDFYKVQDTIILGSNGSSFIFRGVRHNVQSIKSMAGITHCWLEEAQTISAESWQVLVPTIREEGSEIWVTFNPLNKTDAVYQELVEKPRSNAYVERVNWDRNPYFPKVLDDERREMAATDSDTYQHIWEGGLWEQSDAQILNKKWIIDEFEPLEGWNGPYHGADFGFAKDPTTLIRCWVHQNRLYIEHESYAVGLELDHTSDRWKLDIEGCDRHTIRADSARPESISYLKRHGIPKIEAVAKRPGSVEDGIAHLRSYEKIIIHPRCKHTAEEARLYSYKVDRLTGDVLPVVVDADNHMIDALRYALEPMICARPKGIKRSGIQLY; translated from the coding sequence ATGGCAGCGCCGCGCGTAAGCAAGCAGCAAGAGCTTATCGACGAGCTAGAAGAGCAGTTCGACTTGAAGGATAAGGGCGATCGCCCTGACTTAGCTGCAAAGTTGGCTCAGGGCTTAACCGACTGGGCACAACCCTTATTCCTTCCCAAACGATACAAATGCTTGTGGGGAGGGCGTGGATCTGGTAAGAGTTGGGCCGCTGCCGACGCTCTGCTAATTGAGGGGTTGAGGCGAAAGATCCGAGTGCTGTGTGCCCGTGAGTTTCAGGCATCAATGCGCGATTCGGTTCACGCTCTGCTCAAGGGCCGCATTGAAGTGCTGGGTATAGAGGATTTCTATAAGGTGCAAGACACCATTATCCTTGGCTCAAATGGCTCCAGCTTCATTTTTCGGGGTGTGCGGCATAACGTGCAGTCGATTAAATCGATGGCTGGTATCACCCATTGCTGGCTGGAGGAAGCGCAAACCATCTCGGCTGAGAGCTGGCAGGTACTAGTTCCAACGATTCGAGAGGAAGGCTCTGAGATTTGGGTCACGTTTAACCCACTCAATAAAACTGATGCGGTCTATCAGGAGCTGGTAGAGAAGCCGCGATCGAATGCCTATGTCGAACGAGTCAACTGGGACCGCAATCCATACTTTCCCAAGGTCTTGGACGATGAACGGCGAGAGATGGCGGCGACTGACTCAGACACTTATCAACACATCTGGGAGGGTGGTCTATGGGAGCAGTCCGACGCGCAGATTCTAAACAAGAAGTGGATTATTGATGAGTTTGAACCGCTCGAAGGCTGGAATGGCCCCTATCACGGTGCCGACTTCGGCTTTGCTAAAGACCCCACCACACTGATTAGATGTTGGGTGCATCAGAACCGCCTCTACATCGAACACGAATCTTATGCCGTGGGTCTGGAGCTTGACCACACATCCGATCGCTGGAAGCTAGATATTGAAGGGTGCGATCGCCATACCATCAGAGCCGACAGTGCCCGACCTGAGTCGATTTCTTATTTAAAGCGTCACGGCATCCCCAAAATTGAAGCAGTAGCCAAGCGACCAGGCAGCGTTGAAGACGGTATTGCTCACCTACGATCCTACGAAAAGATAATTATCCACCCCCGCTGCAAGCACACCGCCGAGGAAGCTAGGCTCTATTCCTATAAAGTCGATCGGCTGACTGGAGACGTTCTGCCAGTCGTGGTTGATGCCGACAACCACATGATAGACGCTCTAAGATACGCCCTGGAGCCAATGATCTGCGCTCGGCCCAAGGGTATCAAGCGATCGGGTATTCAGTTGTATTGA
- a CDS encoding MerR family transcriptional regulator: MESGFSRQETLRLTGLSSHQLSYLDRTELVIPKKFGHPKHPSVIYTWEQILEIKTVTRLREELSPQEIRVAIDSLKNQDYDSSLFKMKLLFFNSKLYWIKDEESLKSKIIELIENCQGQILMHTADPIGDVVSELWTEAKKHHVLDFDKRARALALGVH; this comes from the coding sequence ATGGAAAGCGGATTTTCTCGCCAAGAAACTTTACGTTTAACAGGTTTAAGTTCACATCAACTTAGTTATCTTGACCGCACAGAGCTTGTAATACCTAAGAAATTTGGTCATCCCAAGCACCCCAGTGTTATTTATACATGGGAGCAGATTTTAGAAATCAAAACTGTTACTCGTCTGCGAGAAGAATTATCACCTCAAGAGATACGGGTAGCTATAGATTCTCTTAAAAATCAAGATTATGATTCGTCTCTATTCAAAATGAAATTGCTATTTTTCAACTCAAAACTTTATTGGATCAAAGATGAGGAAAGCCTTAAAAGTAAAATCATAGAACTCATTGAAAATTGTCAAGGTCAAATACTTATGCATACAGCTGACCCAATTGGAGACGTTGTCTCAGAGCTATGGACGGAAGCTAAGAAGCATCATGTCTTAGATTTTGATAAACGGGCTAGAGCTTTGGCTCTGGGAGTGCATTAA
- a CDS encoding transposase has translation MLTLTYEYKLIPTQSQIDEINHILDVCTSVWNYALRERKDWIASRKCPVNACSLRGEYIMSVDTPYPGYVVQCKALTEAKKAYPRLASVNAQVLQQVLKRLDKAFKDMKDRKLGFPRFKKQGAMRSFVFPQLSKNPLGQGVIKLPSLGLVKFRQSRPAPDGFNIKQAKILKRASGFYLLLIFQAEVNVPDIPLSGHVVGVDVGLQYFLSTSDGLEIERPRFFVDMQRELKLLQRRLKRKVIGSNNWRKAQKKIARLHERIARTRKDFHFKTAHRLCNGGETIAVEQLNLVGLSRGFLGKHMLDAGHGQFLHRILPWVCFKRGVAYQEVDARGTSQECPDCGITVGKVLKDRWHECENCGSSKPRDVASAQVIRNRAVGRTVLENACGDGLAGTGNRLVKSR, from the coding sequence GTGCTGACACTGACTTATGAGTACAAGCTGATTCCTACCCAATCCCAAATTGACGAGATAAATCACATCTTGGATGTTTGTACTTCGGTATGGAATTATGCACTGAGAGAGCGCAAGGACTGGATTGCTTCGCGTAAGTGTCCGGTCAATGCGTGCTCATTGCGTGGTGAGTACATCATGAGCGTAGATACGCCTTATCCAGGCTATGTGGTGCAATGCAAAGCACTCACTGAAGCCAAGAAGGCATATCCGAGACTCGCTTCAGTAAATGCTCAGGTGTTGCAGCAAGTCTTAAAGAGGCTGGATAAAGCTTTCAAGGATATGAAAGACCGCAAACTCGGCTTTCCTCGCTTCAAGAAGCAGGGAGCTATGCGATCGTTTGTTTTTCCCCAACTGAGCAAGAATCCGTTGGGGCAAGGCGTGATCAAGCTACCTTCTTTGGGACTAGTCAAGTTCAGGCAATCCCGTCCTGCGCCTGACGGATTCAACATTAAACAGGCAAAGATTCTAAAACGGGCATCGGGCTTTTATTTGCTGCTGATATTTCAGGCAGAGGTTAACGTTCCTGATATCCCCCTCAGTGGACATGTTGTCGGCGTTGATGTTGGACTGCAATACTTTCTTTCCACGTCAGACGGATTAGAAATCGAGCGACCGCGATTCTTTGTAGACATGCAACGCGAGCTTAAATTGCTGCAACGCAGATTGAAGCGCAAAGTCATCGGGTCGAACAATTGGCGGAAGGCACAGAAGAAAATAGCAAGACTGCATGAGCGAATTGCCCGCACTCGCAAAGACTTCCACTTCAAGACGGCTCATCGTCTTTGTAATGGAGGCGAAACCATTGCGGTGGAGCAGTTAAATCTGGTCGGATTGAGCCGTGGGTTTCTCGGCAAACACATGCTCGATGCGGGACATGGACAATTCTTGCATCGAATCTTGCCTTGGGTCTGTTTCAAACGCGGTGTGGCTTACCAGGAAGTGGATGCCCGTGGCACTAGCCAGGAATGTCCAGATTGTGGCATAACAGTCGGCAAAGTCTTGAAAGATCGCTGGCACGAGTGCGAGAACTGTGGGTCTTCCAAGCCGCGAGATGTTGCTAGCGCTCAAGTGATTAGAAACAGAGCCGTGGGGCGCACGGTTCTAGAAAATGCCTGTGGAGACGGTCTGGCGGGGACGGGAAACCGTCTAGTCAAGAGTCGATGA
- a CDS encoding helix-turn-helix transcriptional regulator has translation MKQLRERLGLRTVDVASRLNVGESTVRNWEHGRSVPRFEIVSDLLRLYQCSFEELDQAVRESKAQAGGTD, from the coding sequence ATGAAACAACTTCGTGAACGCCTCGGCCTCCGTACCGTTGATGTCGCTTCTCGCCTAAACGTAGGGGAATCAACAGTACGCAATTGGGAGCACGGTCGTTCCGTACCCCGATTTGAAATCGTTTCTGATCTACTGCGGCTGTATCAATGCAGTTTTGAGGAGCTAGATCAGGCGGTTAGAGAGTCCAAAGCACAAGCAGGAGGCACAGACTAG